A stretch of DNA from Verrucomicrobiia bacterium:
GCCATTTGCCGACAAGGGTAGCACTAGTGTCATCCACGACGATACCGGGCAAGGTGGCTGGATCGGCGACGATGAAAGGAACTAGCACGGGGTTATCGACTTCACCTGCGGCATGTGTGTTTGGAAGGGCGGCCGGATGCGGTTTGAGCTTGTTGACAGCGGGGGCAGCCAAGACCACCACGGGGATCAATGCGGTGATGAGGATGAAGCGCGTGGATAGTTTGTAGCGCATGGGTTTTGCGTAAATGAAAATGGCGTCAACTTAGTGCCGTGAACAGATGTCGTAATTCTTCTTCCACTTCCGCGGGGGAATCGACGGTTTCAGCGATCTCCGCGCGCAGCAATTCGCGATAGCGCTGGCGCAGGCGATGGACGGTCACCTTCACGTTGCTTTCGGTCATGCCCATTTGCGTGGCAAGCTCGGTGTAAGGCACGGAAGCGCGATCGCCGAGCAGGCAGACTTTCAAGGACTCGAACTGCTTTCCTTTTCCGGCAGCGATCTGCTCTTCCTGCAAGCGAAGCAGGACACGATCAAGCAAGAGCATCGCCCACCGGCGTTCATAGATCTTGTCTGCGGAGATGACATCGCGGGGTTCGAGGCTGTAGCGGGTCTCGGCATCATGCGCATCCAGATGGATGATCTCTTTGCCGCCACCACGCTTTTGGGCGCGAGCCTTATCCCATTCGTTCGCGAGAAAGTGTTTCAGTGAGGCGAGCAGGAAGGAGCGAAAGCGGCCTTTGTCCCGGTTCACCGCCGAGAGATAATTTTTCTCCAGCAAACGGGCGAAGAACTCTTGGGTGAGGTCTTGGGCATCATGGGCGTTGTGGCCTTGCCGCCGCACGTACGCGTAGAGCGGATACCAATAGGCCTGACACAATTGCGCGAGTGCCTCGCCTGAACGCGGCGATGCCGAACCTGCGGCCATGACGACGCTCCAGCGCGTAGTGGCGAACTCACGGGCGGCTCCGAGTACCGTCTCGGCTTTGTCATGCGTGCTGGTCATGGGTCCGTTAGTGATGCCGACGTGAGGTGCCTCTAACTGTATCAGATTGAAACAAGAGCCTCGTCACCTCGGCTGCTACGAATTTAGGGTGCAATCTTCAAAATCCGGTCATTGTAACTATCTGTGATATAAAGCTCCCCTGTCTTCGGATGAATCGTGACTCCGTGTGGTCGTGCCAGTTGCGCTTTCGTGGGATCACCACCGAGACCTGCGGCACCTTTCACACCGGTTCCCGCGATGCGCGTGATCTTCCCATCCTTTGGCTGATATCGCCGCACCAGATGACTCTCCGCATCCGCGATGATCACGCTATTGTCGCGGTCGATGCAGATATATTTCGGGCCGTTCATGGTGGCTTCGAGAGCGGGACCGCCATCGCCTGTGCCGCCTTTCTTGCCGCTGGCGTTCACCACGGTTTTGATCTTTCCGTCCTTATCCACCACGCGCAGGGCATTGCCGCCGCGTTCGAGGATATAGACATTACCGAGGCGATCGGCCGCTGCTGCACGGGGATCGACCAACGGGGCTTCCGTGGCCACCGCGCCATCCGCTGGCACGCCCTTCTGCCCATTACCCGCCACGACTTTGCTTTTGCCCGTCTTGAGATCGAGCGCATGTACCTGGCGCAAGTCCGCGATGTAGAGTTTCGTGCCGCTGAAGTCCAGACTGATGCAGTAAGGCCCGAGGCTCTTGGCCTTCTGGTTCGGCACGTTGAAGCCGTCGAGGCTGGAAACCTTGCTGGTCTTAATGTCCACTTTGCGGATGCGGCCGTTCCACGTATCACCGATGAGCACGTTGTCATCCGGCAGAACCATCAGATTATGCGGGCCATTGAACTGGGCATGAAGTGCCGGGCCACCATCACCGGAATCACCTGCCTTCAATTGCCCGGCCACGTGAGAGAGCACACCTTTGCCATCCACGCGGAGCAGGCGGTTTCCCGAGGCCATCTCCACGATGTACATATTACCCTTGCTATCGAACTCCGTGCCGAAAGGCTCTTTGAGCTTTGCTTCCAGCGCCGGGATGTTCACGGCGTCATTTGTGCCGCCAGCGACAAGGATGAGCCGCTCAGCTTGGACGGCCAAAGAAAAGACCGTCAGAAATCCGGCCAGCAGAAAACGTGTCAGAGTGGTGGTCATGCAGGGGATATTTAAACCCTCTGGCCTTGAGAATAAACAAGAAATCTGCCCTCTAAGCGTAAAGACTGTTCGCAATCCGCTTGCGGCAATCGCCCGGAGCCG
This window harbors:
- a CDS encoding sigma-70 family RNA polymerase sigma factor, whose protein sequence is MTSTHDKAETVLGAAREFATTRWSVVMAAGSASPRSGEALAQLCQAYWYPLYAYVRRQGHNAHDAQDLTQEFFARLLEKNYLSAVNRDKGRFRSFLLASLKHFLANEWDKARAQKRGGGKEIIHLDAHDAETRYSLEPRDVISADKIYERRWAMLLLDRVLLRLQEEQIAAGKGKQFESLKVCLLGDRASVPYTELATQMGMTESNVKVTVHRLRQRYRELLRAEIAETVDSPAEVEEELRHLFTALS